A part of Melittangium boletus DSM 14713 genomic DNA contains:
- a CDS encoding HET-C-related protein, with protein sequence MKNHAEKPLTRSGVEGLGAGLLAKTREPIFPVERLVSDVALEALCAVAARGSEASFVSKLTKVFGADVPAVACRALREALLGRTLVAPEIEVVTSGLGGHEAGYDNARRTILVDRRLLSEAERDKSRAAVLLIALVEEFGHHVDNLLRTEYSDQGGDGPRDEGAEFAHALFFSWQAAPPSGPFATFVRAGRVQRLSTDSTSFKKALQRHTGEQERASDEKAGPIQFFGAGRGHGKLGQSFGHESIEDALKQAFPHPKLRRQIYFGNWLRDHSQAIDPALVRPATSSNIAEGFTRIALTRVLDVMAREEFGNDDMYRLTPEKLGVYRAEEHIDNPHGIEDHSRDDKDFRKKWTEAEVSIDPETGLLNYIANRKGVWVTSSAYVEKELRAAAALGMTPEGMRLLGNALHTLEDLYSHSNFAELLLLKLGHTQVYPWAHRKVQTPTVRYPLVTGKFGSNDIQVSLAYVLNENLTATKEYVPGKRSASAEILLILLKDLPPEYLDQKQVKRLEMVMNIQEGLSKKYPQVGRVLDDLSKLMSALPNSILSAQAMKHATNVTKSQEEFLKNPSFLHPTHSQLSKDHDDHPLHLLSATLAMKVVREVGGLMAEVWNGQRRVEEVVRNALKYFVHPEDIQNTATDRRAWVFELARQWARMNPAKLQLLEKGAIIDRQFTKAKRAEACIRSRSDEFGAPDVLLARVRDTLQGVQGLA encoded by the coding sequence ATGAAGAACCATGCGGAGAAGCCGTTGACCCGGAGTGGAGTGGAGGGCCTCGGAGCGGGGCTCCTGGCGAAAACCCGCGAGCCGATCTTTCCGGTGGAGCGGTTGGTGAGTGACGTGGCCCTTGAGGCGCTGTGCGCGGTCGCGGCGCGAGGGTCGGAGGCCTCCTTCGTGTCGAAGCTGACCAAGGTCTTTGGCGCGGACGTTCCGGCGGTGGCCTGTCGGGCGCTGCGCGAGGCACTTCTGGGCAGGACCTTGGTCGCGCCGGAGATCGAGGTCGTGACCTCGGGTCTGGGGGGGCACGAGGCCGGCTACGACAACGCACGGCGGACCATCCTCGTGGACCGGCGGTTGTTGTCCGAGGCGGAGCGGGACAAGTCCAGGGCGGCGGTTCTGCTCATCGCGCTCGTCGAGGAGTTCGGCCATCACGTGGACAACCTGCTGCGCACCGAATACTCGGACCAGGGGGGCGATGGACCACGTGACGAAGGAGCCGAGTTCGCGCACGCGCTGTTCTTCTCCTGGCAGGCGGCGCCGCCCTCCGGTCCATTCGCCACCTTCGTGCGCGCGGGCCGGGTCCAACGGCTGAGTACGGATTCAACTTCCTTCAAGAAGGCGCTCCAGCGGCATACGGGAGAGCAGGAGCGGGCGAGTGACGAGAAGGCGGGCCCGATCCAGTTCTTCGGTGCCGGACGTGGACACGGAAAGCTGGGGCAATCCTTCGGTCACGAGTCCATCGAGGACGCGCTGAAGCAAGCTTTCCCACACCCCAAACTCCGACGTCAGATATACTTTGGAAATTGGCTCCGGGATCACTCGCAAGCCATCGATCCGGCGCTGGTCCGTCCCGCCACGAGCAGCAACATCGCCGAGGGGTTTACCAGAATCGCATTGACCCGAGTCTTGGATGTCATGGCACGTGAAGAATTCGGGAACGATGACATGTACAGGCTGACTCCGGAAAAGCTCGGAGTGTATCGAGCCGAGGAGCACATCGACAACCCTCATGGTATTGAAGACCATTCCCGGGATGACAAGGACTTTCGCAAGAAGTGGACGGAAGCGGAGGTCTCCATCGACCCGGAAACGGGCTTGCTCAACTACATCGCCAACCGCAAGGGGGTTTGGGTTACCTCCTCGGCTTACGTCGAGAAGGAACTGCGTGCCGCCGCCGCCCTTGGCATGACGCCGGAAGGAATGCGTCTTCTGGGAAACGCGCTTCACACCCTCGAGGACCTATACTCCCATAGCAACTTCGCGGAGTTGCTGCTCCTTAAACTGGGACACACCCAAGTCTATCCCTGGGCTCACCGGAAAGTCCAGACTCCCACCGTAAGGTACCCCCTGGTCACGGGCAAGTTTGGATCGAACGATATCCAGGTCAGCTTGGCCTATGTCCTCAATGAGAATCTGACGGCCACCAAGGAGTACGTGCCGGGCAAGCGCTCTGCTTCCGCGGAGATTCTGCTGATCCTCCTCAAGGACCTTCCTCCTGAGTATCTTGACCAGAAGCAGGTAAAGAGGCTCGAGATGGTCATGAACATCCAAGAGGGATTATCGAAGAAATACCCTCAAGTGGGTAGGGTACTCGATGACCTCTCCAAGTTGATGTCCGCGTTGCCGAACTCGATTCTCTCGGCCCAAGCCATGAAACACGCAACGAACGTGACAAAATCCCAAGAGGAGTTCTTGAAGAACCCTTCCTTCCTTCATCCCACGCATAGCCAGCTCTCCAAGGACCATGATGATCATCCATTGCATCTCTTGAGCGCCACACTGGCGATGAAGGTAGTGCGCGAGGTGGGTGGACTTATGGCCGAGGTCTGGAACGGGCAGCGCCGTGTGGAAGAGGTTGTCAGGAATGCGCTCAAGTACTTCGTTCACCCAGAAGACATCCAGAACACGGCCACCGACCGCCGGGCTTGGGTATTCGAATTGGCCCGACAATGGGCGAGGATGAACCCCGCGAAGCTTCAACTCCTTGAGAAGGGGGCCATCATCGATCGGCAATTCACGAAAGCCAAACGGGCTGAGGCCTGTATTCGCTCGCGAAGTGACGAGTTTGGCGCTCCCGATGTCTTGCTGGCGCGAGTGCGTGATACATTGCAAGGAGTTCAGGGGCTGGCATGA